The genomic segment TTTTATAGATGGGAAAGTATCGTCTTAAAAGAGCCGCACTTAAAAGAGATAAGGTCGTTGCCTTCTGTTGCAATATCGTCTTTCCATTTGTGACTGCTCCTGGTAACCAGAATGAGTCACCTTTGTTTAAAACAGCACTATCAAAGTGATGAGTACAGCTCGAACAGTAGGCATAGACCTGATCGAGACTATCATCAGCTTGGATGGCGCTTATGACAGTCGTGTCAACCGGAAGGCGATTTTCAATTGGGGTATGGTGCCTAATATCAACGAAAATCTCCGTGGCAGAAAGGTTCCAAAATGAGGACCCTAAACCCCATCTTCTAGAAGCGGTTTTTTTGCTATTGAGCGTGTCTTCGCTTGGGAAGATAAATTCAAGCGCTTGTTGCTTCGATTTGAGCGAATCAGTAACTTACATTACGCCTAGAAAACGGAATTATGGAAAGAATTTTTAAAGTGGAGCGGTGAAATCCGCTATAGTCATATTAGATATGATGGCCAATATTTTAGATCAGCTAGATAAAAATCCAAACCCAGCTGGTTGTCAGCACTACTGATCACCAAATTTTTGCCCCCCCTCTGTCCACTGTATGTTATACGGTTTGACAAGCCGATTCATTGGATATGTTGATATGTCTTTAATCCTTTGGTTCGCTTGCTGCTTTGGCTTGCAGTTCTTAACAGGATTCGTGCTATCACTGTATTCTTTCCAAGACCACCCTATTCCGACAACGAAGAGACTACCCCCATTCTTGACAAATTTCTCGATTGCATCAATCTCGGATTGAGTAAAGTTGCCCCAAGCATTCCCAATAATAAGAATGTTACCTTTATTGAGCTTAGTTTCGTCAATCGGAGCAGCAATATTCTCTACATCAGCTTCCCAAGCTTCCAATTTTGATTTTGGAGGAGCGTAAGGACTTCCTTTTAAAGAGACTATCTCGCAATGCCCACTCGAAATCAATATTTTCCTCTTATCTTTTGACGGATTTAGCCAGCCTAAAGATTGTTTCAGGAAGATAAAGCTATCCTTTCTGTTCCTCAAGACACCGTCATGTGCTGCAGCAAGAACTTTACCATCACCGTAATCCCGACGCGCTGCAACTATTATTTTCTTTTCTTCTAGCACTATTTTTAGCACTATTTTCCAGGCATCATCTTTATCCAAAAACTTTATCTCCCCAGGAGTCCCTTGTGTATCAATCATGCTCTCAAGGAATAGATCTGTAAGTATATTTGTATAAGCATCGTGCGTTTCCTGTTTGGCTTTTTTTAACTGCAACATAAGGCTAAAGCAAACCACCGCCGACACCAGGGAACCTGCTGCAATACCCCAAGCAGTTATGATTGTGCGCCGCTGTTGCCGATCTCGCAATTTAACACTGACATCAATAAACTGATTGGCTATATCGCTAAATTCGCCCAATACCTGCTTGAGATCTTGATTGCTGCGGAGTTCTTGTACTTGCACAAGCTTTACCCCACCCCAAAGATCGCTGTCGGCTTTCTTGTTTTTTTGCCAGATGACTACATCGTCATTGAGGCGGTTCCGTAAGGCAATAGCTTGACGATGCTCCTCAATCCAATCGTTCAGCTTTCCCCAGCAGGTCAATAAGATTTCATGGGCAATTTCCACTGTAGAGCCTTGAATCGCGACCGAGTGTTTCTCCTTGTCTTCAACAGGTGCATCGCCCACCAGCAAATTGTCATTAATCAACTGGGTTAGCACTGCCTGTTCCTGCCCATCCTGAAACTCCGAGCGATTTGCCCGTCGCCTGACGGGCTTCCATTCCGTCCCTGCCGCCTCATCGCCATTAATCTTCACCAGCTTCAAAAAAATTCGCTGTGCTGCTAACTTTTGCAGTTCAGGCAAATCTTGATAGATTTGATCGACCCGTTGCTGAAGCGCGCCGCGCACCCCACCCAGTCGGCGGTAAGAACTTAGATTCAGTGTCCGATCCAGAATGCCACGATCCTGTACTTCCGTCTTCCACAACAGATTGAGCGTATATTGCAACAGCGGCAAGTATCCCGCCTGCCCCTCTACATCCTTGATAATTTCTTTTACCAACCCCGTTTCAAACACAACGCCATGATGGGCCGCAGGCTGCTCGATCGCCAGCCGCAACTCATCTTGCTGCATTTGGGTAATCAATGGGCGATGCTTTTGAGTGAGTCTGGCCAACTGATTCGCCTGAGGCGAATCAAGTCGCCCCAAGAAATCGGCTCGCATGGTTCCCACAATCTTGACGAAGGGATCGTTAGCGTATTCTTTGCTCAGACTCACCAACCCCTTAATAAAGCAATCTCGCTTTTCCTTTTTACTGATGGTAAACAATTCCTCAAACTGGTCAACAAAGATCAGCCAGAACTCCCCCGGTTGCTTCAACGCTTTTACCACCTTGCATAGCGTATTCTTCTGCCCAGCTTTTGCAACCTCTGCCTGCGCTAGATTATAGCCACAACTGAGCAAACTACCATAGAGCTTCTCAAACGGATCGCGATCAGGGGTTAAAGTCAAACTGACAAACTCTTGCCCCCACTTTTCAGATAGCCAGGGTAACAGGCCAGCCTTCACCACTGAAGACTTACCGCTACCCGATGCCCCCATCAATAGGACCAAATTGGTCTGCTCCATTTCATTAGCTAACCCGAGTATGAATTGATCCCGACCAAAGAAGTTGAGGTGATCTTGCCGCTCAAATGCATCCAACCCTTTGTAGGGGGATGTCTGAATCAACTCGCGAGTCTTAATTTCATCCACCGAAATCTGAATAATCTTGGTTTGGCTTAGGGTGACAACCTGCCCCTGAATCACATTGAAGATATTGTCATCTCCCTGCACCTGTACATCCCCCAGCGCTTGTTGCTGGTTCGAGAGCCGCTGACCAAAATTATCGTTATTCATCCTATACCTACCCAGGCTTTTGCCACAAATGTTGCCACTTGGGTCATGAGTTCTGCTAACGTCAGTACCCCGCTCAAACCTTGCTTTAGAGCCTCTATAACCTCATTGACAAGGCTTTTATCCGGTTGCTGCTTTTGTAATTCTTCCTGGAGCATCACGATTCTTGCCTCTGTATCTTTCTTTGCGAATGAACTGAGTGCATCTGTTACCGAAACCTCCTGTTTGAGTTTCACCAGCAGCGATACAGCCGATTCCAAGTCTGGATGACTGCCATGTGACTGAATATTACTTTGACTCAAGTTGACATTGCCCCCCGCTTGGATAGCGTTGAAGGGGGTGTTACTCCCGCTAATCGTAATATTGCCAAAGGATTGAGGGGAGTTGGGCATGGGGTCTACTAACGGCAAAGGTTCTGGGACTATCTCTGACTGAGTAGAATCTTGATTGAAACCTGGAACAGAATGACGACCCTTTCGATATTTCAGAACAGGAGTCAAATATTCCGAACTGCCTTCCAAATCGATCGCTCTACACCCGAGCTGATAAGCCTCTTCGTAAGAGGTGCCAGCCCCCAAGGCATCATAAAATCCTTGAGAAAACTGAATCGCGGCCCGATCTCCAATGGGCTGATTCATGCCAATCACACAATCAACAGACTCGTGAATCGAGGTTGCCTGCACCTCCGAATAACAGGCATTGAGCAAGACACATTCAACGCTCGGAAACGATTTAAATAATTCTTTCAATGTTTTGGAGTTGACCAGTTTTGCCCGTCCTTGATCATCTTCAAGGACTAATCCCTCATCCCCCGATGTGGATAGCTCTGGCACAATGCCGATATCTCTGACAGCATCTTCTGAGAAGGTATGGGTTGTGTTCTGTCGAGAAGATGGTGAAGTTGGGGCTATCCATTTTCCCTCTCCATGTCCAGAAAAATGAACGATTTGAGGTTGGTGATCCAATAAAGCGCGACTGAAATCCGTCGTCCGAACCGCTAGTTTAGTGATGAGTTCAAAGTGATCTCGATCTTTGGCTCGTTCCAATCCTTCTTGAATCGAACGAACTTCTTCACTCAGACGTAACTGGGACGTATTCACAGGATTCGCCGTCAAGAGCAGAATCTTAATGTGTTTAAGGTTCATAAAGCTGTTTACCTCTCTGCCAATGCATAATTTTTGTTGCTAAAGCTAAAAGCCTTTATCCCTAGGCGAGCATGCCCGTGTTGCTGATTACTTTAGAGAGAGCTTGAAGCCCCTCTGAATTTGTAAAGTAGACCAGATGATCACAGCCCACTTCCTGAACTTGGGGTTGAGGAGACCGCCCCTCTGGCACCTGCGTAATGCTGTAAACCGTGGCCGCAATATCATTGACCTGTCCAAAAAACGGTAATGCCACTGCACTACTCATCACCTTCTGCATCAATCGCTGCAGCAGATTAGAGTCTACGGCTGCTGGAGTAATGGAAGTATTACCCGCTAGGATCGTATAAGGAATTTGCGGATCGGGACTCGCAGCCAAAGACTTGAGAAATTCCGAACCCGGCTGCATCTGATCCAATGTGATATCAATCGTCTCAATCGCCGCAACCAAACTTCCCAAAACCTTTACAGGCCAAGCCACCGTTGATAGGCTATTCAATCCAATTGCCAGAGCCGCTGTTCCCCAGGCTTGTACCGTGGGCCAAGGAGACCCCCCATTTGGGGTGCCCAGCATGATCAAATGGCTGACGATCTTATTTCCGCCTTCCCGCTCAATAAACCAGCGCGAAACCAACCCGCCCATCGAATGCGCTACGATATGCAGCTCCTTGCCGTGCTTCACATCTAGACCCACAGCAGCCAGTCGTTGCTTCAATTCCCGCGCATGATTCTCAATCGAGGTATTCAGACTTTCATAGTCAAAAGCAAGAACCAGATCGTACTGATCGCCCAGTGATTCTTCTTGTCCATTTACTGTCATTTTGGCAGTTCGAATACTGGGCACCATGCTTTCGGTATCGCCAATAATGCCGTGGATATACAGCACAATCCGCTTAGCTTTGGCAACTCGATCCTTGACCTGTGCCGCGTCCCTCTCGTAGCTCACTGTTCCATCAGACACCACGTTAACCGCTGCCAGAATCGGGTAATCGAATTCTAGTTTTAGCTTTTCACTCACCACCTTTTGGAAGAAAATACGAATCGCCCCAGTGAGGCTACGTTCCCCTGTACTCACTGGGTTGGGCAAACGTTCTAACGAAATCTCGGTTTTTCCTGCGGTTGTCTGTCCAAACCCCAAAGGTAGGAAGAATTCGCCATCATGGGCAATTGCCAACACCCGCTCGCCCTCTCCCAATAGGGTATCCACAGATAGCTTCAAAGGGTGTTGAGGAGTTACCGTAGCAATTGTGTCTGCATCCACATGATTGAGCTCCAAAGCACTCAACCCAGGATCGGTACCGCGACTAGTCGTGAATTGAAAGGGCTGAGCCACCGTATCATCCTCTCGTAGTATCGGTGGCAACACCAAACTGCCTAGATCTCGCGTAGATTGCGTGACGGTGGTTAACCTGACTTGCGCCTTTAAGCCGGGATGAGGTTGGATACTCACTCCAACTCCTAAAGAAGCACTACTGCCTTCATTCGGAACAGGGGTGGCATCTAAAGGCCGCACAGTTGTAATGCTGACCTGGCTACTAACCCAATCATCGTAGAGTTCTTCTTCATCAGGTACTGCTCCAAGATCACGAGTTTGCACCCGTCGCATCAGACGATTTAATGTGCCTTGACCTCTATGAGGCATCCTCACTTCACGGGAAGCGGGTAAGCCTAAATTTTCTTGTTCGAGCAATGTGGCGTCAAATTCAGCCGTGCTGACCATCAGTTTCAACAGATCTTTCGTTTCAGTGATTCCACACTCCCAAAGTTCTTGCTGTACTGAGGCTGGAATAGGTTTTCCTTCGTATGCCCACGATTCCTCTCCCTTGTCGAGCCAGATTCCCCCTCCAGGTAGCAAACCCTTAGTACTGACAGAGTAACGATCCGTCAAATCTAGCAGGGCACAGTAAAGGGGTTCACTGCTGGTATTTCTGAGCTTGACCTTGAAAGAGGGTCGCTTCCATTTACCATTCTCCAATTGATACTCTAGTCGAATCTGAGACTCTTGCAGTTCTTTCCCATCTTGGCTCAGAGACATCTGCACGGCCCCAGGCTGAATCCGGCTGGTTGCTGGGCTGGAGAGTTCGGCAATATTTGTCCAACGAGCCATATGCTCCAATTGCTGAATCGCCTTCATGGCAATCGTGGCACTATAACCCTGGATTTCGGCAACCAGTGGGCGATCGTCAGTGGGCCTAGAAATCACATATTGCCCTTCACGCGCCAATAACTTAAATTCTGCCGTTTCAGCCGTAACCACTTCCTTGACATATAGTGATGGCTGCTGAGCTGAGCCAAATTTTTGCAAAGCTGCACGAGCGAATTGAATTCCATCTAAATCCCCAGCCATCAAAATGCCTTTGGGCGGCAAAGGCAAACTGGTGATCACTGCTTTATAAGTTGTCTCTGGATTTAAGTCCTCAACGCCATTGATTTGAATCGTACTGAGATGTGGCAGGATCTTGATGACTTCGCCAGTCCCGATTTTCTCGGACAACTGACGTAATTGTTCAGGTGAACAATCTAAGGGGAACAATGCCAGTAAGGTTGTTTGCCCTCCAGCAGGTTGTGAAATCCCATGCACCGCGCCCCCATCGATCGCCCAGCCATGATCTTTGTTATGACTGACGGTGAAGTAGGGCGTAGAGGGTGCGATCGCTCCTCCTAGAAACGGCTGGTCTAAATCCTTTGGATGGGTAGCTTCAATTTGGGGTGATTGATTCGTTAGCTTCGATCTCACTAACGCATTGGTTCGTTTAAATAAGTCTCGGTAAGTTAAACTCCCATTGGCTTTATGCAACGTATCCAGCAAGAAGTAAGAGAATGCACCTCTTGATTTCTGATCCCCGTTGTACTCTTTTGCAAGTTCGCTATCTCGGCAGGCAGAGAGGACAATATGTTGACCTTTGGGTAAAGTCCAGCCACTCGAATTGGAGTCTGGATGGGCTGTAGAACCCGATAAGTGTTCGATATCTGTTAAGGAGAAGATATAACTATCTAGTGGTCGTTTACGGCGATCACAGGGAGCGTTGCGAACGACTGTATCGTCCCATAAATCACCACGAGTCCCCGATCCCGAATGGCAACAGTCCAAAATAGCCGTGATGTGCGGTTTCTTCTGGTCTACTTCAGCAATCAGTTTCGCGAGTTCTTTATCTGCTAGCCCCCAGCCATCCTCATTTAGACTGTCAAAACAAACCAGGGTTTCATCCAGGCGATCCGGTTCAAATTTCCAAAAGGCTTCAGGAGAGTCTTGTTGTCCACCATGTCCAGCGTAGTAGAACAAAGCAACGTCTTCATTGCCCGCTTGACACAGGTGTTGACGAAAGTTGTCAATGACGGCTTGACGAGTGGCTTGTTCATTAAGCAGAGTACACAGGTGAAGCTGATAGCCATCCTTCGCAATTCGTCCTTTCAAATAGTCTTTGAATGCCAGAATATCGTTGACACAACCTTTTAGCGGCTTGCCGGGGCTAACGTAATTATCAATACCAACTAACAGAGCATAAAGATTTTGAGCCATAACCATCTCACCTTAAATATTTGGACTTGGGACATTCTTGATGTTTAGATGCTACTTAAAAGTTAGCCAGGATCCTTTCAGGGCAAGAGTTATGGTAATTTCGTTGTTTAGACTTTATCTTCCTCGTGGAAAGATGTTCAGTGCACTATTAAAATTGCCCCTTCACGGGAAAAGCTTGTTTCATACTGGTGATACGTTTTTCTGAACAGTGAAATACCTGTAAGGTCATACATTCGAGTCTTGTTCAGGTTGGCAAGCTGTCATGTAATGCCCTCAATATTTCAATAAAAATTGCTTTTTCATAAAAAAATGAGATTTTCTTCCTAAAAGTTAGTGAAATCTCTTCTTTCTGTTTATTTATCTAGAATATCGATGTTTTTTATGCAAACTTCCCTGATCTTGGAAAAGTAGATTTGCAATTTGAGTTGCTATCTGGATTTATAGCGTGACTCAAGAGCGCTCTTTAAGCTGTAAAGGAGCAAGACTAATTCCTTGCCCAGGCAAGCGTTGGTGGATCTGTTGATCTGAAGCCCAGAGAATCGTACTTCCAGTCCCACAACCTCAGATCAGCAAATCTCAAAACTAAATTTCAACTCTTTTGCCGTTCTTAACGCGAGGGTAATCTCTTCGATTATTTGTATAGTGGACCGTATATTTCACATAAAAGCACCAAAAACATCACCTACAGCAAATTTCAAGTCAATTTGAAAGTAACGAGAATTGGCACATTTCCAATTTCTCAATCTGGTTGTGATAATGCCTATTTACTCGGGGTATGGTGTACACACAAGTCTGAATTAGACTGTAGGGAATCCGTATAGAGCATCCTCGAATCTATCCGCATCCTGACTAGAAAAACACCAACTTCGCAATCGCCCCCTCAACCTGCTCATCGGTGACTTCCAAGTACCCCGACAGTGCCGCCAGCGTCCGATGTCCTGATATCCGCTGAATATGCTTCGTCGGCACTCCAGCGTTGTGCATCTGGGTCAGAGCTGTTCGTCTGAAGCTATGAGTGCTAAACCCTTCCAATCCCACCCGACCAAAGGCTTGCCTCAAGATTCGATCTGCTGAACTCACCCGCAAGTGAGAACGGCCATGCCGACCGGGGAACAGATAGGTGCGAGTCAGATCAGGTGCATAGGTTACCAAATAGTCATGCAACTGGGGATGCATCGGTACTTCTCGCGTATCTCGCTTGCCCTTCGTCTGATGCCACCGGAATAGCACTGCTGATTTTGGGCCACTGGCGTTGATCACGTCACTGGTGAGCAGCGTACAGGCTTCACCGATCCTGCATCCGGTGTAGAGGCACACACCAAAGAGGGCCAGATCGCGGGGCTTGCTCAGACCATCACTGAAGAGGTGTTGAATTTGCTCTGGGGAAAGTACCCCAGCCTTACCGAATCGATCTTGTTTCATAATCTGGGATCTATTCTAGGAGGTCTTTTGTCAAAAAGACCTCCTAAAGAGGTGAAAGTATTGGAAACTCGTGGAATTGAGGTGGAGAGGGGCAGGAAGATCGGGCTTATTGAGAAATTATCGAGTTATTGAGAATGAGATAAAAGTGATTTAAGGGTACGTCAAGGGTCCTTTCCATACACGTAGCTAATTCGTTCCACTGTTCTAAAGCATCCAAATCTTAATATGAAAACTAGTACCTATAGTGAAATTGAGCCGCGGTTTTTAGCAATACTGTTCTACTCATCATCCGTCAATTGAGCTAAATGAATGTGCTTTCTACCGACCTTGATCTCAAACTCATCGCCAGTTTTTAAACCCATCTTTTCGGTATAGGCAGACCCGATAACCATCTGCCCATTCTGATGAACTTTGATCCGATAGCTTGCCTCTCGACCCCTACCGTCGCTATTGGCATCACCATCTAGTGAAATGCCCTTGGCTTCCAAAATGGCATTCATAAAACCACTCATGTTAACTTGCTTGCCAACTACATAACCACACTCTTTCGCTTTTTCCCGCTTCGAGAGATGAGATAAGTCCTTGAGCTTATTGAGTAGTGTTTTCCCGACTAGGGGTTGAATATCTTTTTTCTTTGTGGCTGCTTTTTTCTTGGCAACTGCTGTTTTTTTAGCCATAAATACTGTATATCCTTAACTGAACTGAATTGCGAACGACTTAGCCTATCACAACTCCTAATTTTCATAAGGTCTGGCCTTATTGTCAGCTAACATCTGGAGGGACTGTGAGTAAGAGAGAATTGGTTGAGGCTTGGAGCAGATAGTGGAGGAAGAAAATAGTTTGTGGATAGTCAACTAGACTTAAATTTGAGGCATTTATACTCCTAACGAACAACAATCTAAAAGACTGTAATCATCTCAGTCAGTACCGATGGGTTGTGATGTAGAGAGAGGGTTTTAAGCAAGCTTACCCATGGAGATAGAACTCAAAACCAGTTGTGAGAAAAGCCCCCATTTCTGAAATTGCAACACGTCCCTCTTCCAACACAGGTGCAAAGAGGTGGAAGCAGTGAATCATATCTGACCAAACCTTTAGCGTAACCTGGATATCGGCTAATCCGGCCTGACGCGCCAATCGCAAAGCATCATCAAGCAATACCTCAACAGCTCCGACATGTATCAAGAGTGGGGGTAACCCTGATAAGTCAGCATATAGAGGTGAGAGCAGAGGATTTCGCAAATCTTTTCCTGGAGCGTACCAATCCGTAATGGTATCTAACAGTGGAGCCGTGACCAGCAGATCTTTCTCTGCATGGCTAACCATCGTTGCGCCAGTTCTCATTTGGTCACAGTAGGGTGAAATTAAAGACACGCAGGCAGGTTGTGACTCTCCCAGATCTTTGAGAGATAACAGCAAGCCTAGGGCAAGATTGCCTCCTGCTGAATCTCCAGTCACGGCGATCTGACTAGGCTGGAATCCACGGGCATTAATTAGCCAATGATAGGCAGTCAGGGCATCCTCTAATCCTGCTGGATAAGGATGTTCAGGAGCTAGACGATAGTCAATAACTAAAATACTTACGCCTGCTGCTTCTGCTAGATCGCTGGCTAAACGACGATAGGCTTGTAAAGATCCCATGATAAATCCGCCACCATGGAGATATAAAATGATGCGATCTGATCGGCTGTTTGGGTGGGTGATTAGTTCTGCCGCAATGCCATCGACATCCACGACATCCACCTGGGCGGTAGGATGTCGTGGCATCGACAACCCCATGGTAAAGTTAGCCCTCATCTCAGTGGGAGTGCTGCCCCAAGAAAGGTCTTGAAGCTGAGTGGTGATTTGGTTTAGTTCTTGTTGACTCATAGTATTTACGGTTTGGAATCACCCGACTCCTGCCTGTGCTTTTCCTTTGGTGCCGAGGTGCTCTGAGTGGAATGGTGAGGCACTGGCTCTCCTTGCACAGAGAGCTGAGCAGTGAAAGCACCCGGTGTCGAATTCCGACGATGATCAGTAACCACCAGCGTTGAAAACTGACTCGTATCTAGCAGAGAGGTAGGAGGTCGAGATTTTAATTGGCGCTGTCCCAAGCGACAAATTTGGCACATGATCTAATTCTTTTTGACAATGTAGAAGTTGTTTTGGAAATCATGCTCAAGCTGCTTGATCTCCACACGCTTAAACCCGGCTTCTTCAATCATCTGTAGCGCTTTCTCTTCGCCCCAGACCGCACCCAAACCCATCCCTCCAGCCGCTAACGAAACGGTCATGCAGTGCAGACAGGAAATGGTGTAAAGCAACGGCCCAATCGGGTGCTCAAGATTTCCACCCACGTCACTAGAAGCACGGATATCTTGCATTAGATAAACGCCATCACTACGCAAGGCACGGTAGATATTTTGCAGAACGACATCCGGTTCAGCTTGGTCATGCACAGCGTCAAAGGTGGTGATCAGATCGTATTGCTCAATCAGATCCAGAGCCGCAGCATCCTGAATCTTGAACTGAACGTTCTCTAGTCCCAAAGACTGAGCCTCGATATTGGCGGTTGCAATCGCATCTTCCGATAGGTCATAGCCCACAAACTGACTCTGCGGAAATAGAGTTGCCATCTTGTTGATAGCCCGACCACTACCACAACCAAGATCCATCACCTGAATCCCACGTTCTAGATCGGCCATTAGACCAGGGACTAATGGAAGGATATGCTCGGTTAATGCCGCCACTACAGTTTGACCACTGTCTTCGGCCATTACCTGGTGGAAGCGTTTGTACTCTGAGTAGGGCACCCCGCCACCATGACGAAAGCAGTCTACGATCTGATCTTCAACATTACCTAGCACAGGGATGAACTGAGCAATCACAGCGATGTTATCGGGGGCGGCATCACGGGTCAGAAAGGCTGCATGTTCTGGTGGTAAATAATAGGTTTTGTGGGTTGCATCATAATCTACATATCGTGCCGTCGCCATAGAACCCAACCATTCGCGCACATATCGCTCTTGCAAGTTTGCAGCATCGGCAATCTTTTGGCTGGTTGCTGGCGGTAGGTCTTTAAGGGTATCGAATAGGCCAGTTCGATGACCCACAGAGATCATGAGTGAGAGCGCACCACTATTGAGTGTATCTATAAGCCGATTTGCAAAGACTTCGGCCTTAGTTTCATCAAAAGGTTGAGGAGTTGCGGTAAGGGTGGTCATGGTGTCCTCCTGATGAGCAAAAGGTTAGATTGAGTTCAAATGATAAACACTAAGGCCAAACATGATGATTCTTAGATCATGTTTGGCTCTCTGCCTGTCATTAGTGATAGCTTAAGTTTCCAGGACTCTTTACCATGCTGCAGTGATCCCGAAAGGTTGAATCTGTGATTCCTGTCAGACTGGCCAACATACAGCCATTGAACCATTTTTCAAATACAATCTATCGAGTCATGTTCGACAGGTAACATCTTCCTATTCCACTCCATCTCCCAACAACTCCGACAACATCCCCGTCACCTCGCCCTGAAGATCCTTGCGGTTATCGTCGTAGCGCATCACAGTTTCGGGCTTGGCATGGCGAGAAAGTTGCTGTACGGCCCGGACATTTCCACCCGTGGCATCCAACGCCGCAGTAATTGAGGAATGCCTGACCCGGTGCGGTGACATCATCTTACTGATGCCCGCTTCCGTGGCAATCTTCCTGACCACTTTATAGATAGAAGTCGTTGAAAGCCGCTCACCCCAATGAACATGATCCAAGGCCACGATCAGCGGATCCTCATCCTCCAAATGCTTGCGAGTTGCTAGCCACTCTGTCAGCGAGATCGCACTCACGCTACCAACCGTAATCCTCTCCTTCTGGGTGCCTCGACCCTTCCCCTGAATCCAAAGAGCTTTCTCCTCGGGTTCCCAATCCCCAACATTGCACCCATTCAGTTCCCCTCGCCGCAAAGCTGTTTCCCAGAGCAAAGCCAAGATTGCATAATCCCGCTTCCCGAGCTGCGTCTTCCGATCCGGTATCGCCAGCATCTTCTGAAAATTCTCCAGATCCACCCCCGAGGTATCCCGGTAGGCGATCACTTTCTCGCCCTTAATATCCTCCAGGCCCCAATCACACTGACCTGCACGACGGGCATAGGA from the Acaryochloris marina S15 genome contains:
- a CDS encoding alpha/beta hydrolase; the encoded protein is MSQQELNQITTQLQDLSWGSTPTEMRANFTMGLSMPRHPTAQVDVVDVDGIAAELITHPNSRSDRIILYLHGGGFIMGSLQAYRRLASDLAEAAGVSILVIDYRLAPEHPYPAGLEDALTAYHWLINARGFQPSQIAVTGDSAGGNLALGLLLSLKDLGESQPACVSLISPYCDQMRTGATMVSHAEKDLLVTAPLLDTITDWYAPGKDLRNPLLSPLYADLSGLPPLLIHVGAVEVLLDDALRLARQAGLADIQVTLKVWSDMIHCFHLFAPVLEEGRVAISEMGAFLTTGFEFYLHG
- a CDS encoding class I SAM-dependent methyltransferase gives rise to the protein MTTLTATPQPFDETKAEVFANRLIDTLNSGALSLMISVGHRTGLFDTLKDLPPATSQKIADAANLQERYVREWLGSMATARYVDYDATHKTYYLPPEHAAFLTRDAAPDNIAVIAQFIPVLGNVEDQIVDCFRHGGGVPYSEYKRFHQVMAEDSGQTVVAALTEHILPLVPGLMADLERGIQVMDLGCGSGRAINKMATLFPQSQFVGYDLSEDAIATANIEAQSLGLENVQFKIQDAAALDLIEQYDLITTFDAVHDQAEPDVVLQNIYRALRSDGVYLMQDIRASSDVGGNLEHPIGPLLYTISCLHCMTVSLAAGGMGLGAVWGEEKALQMIEEAGFKRVEIKQLEHDFQNNFYIVKKN
- a CDS encoding tyrosine-type recombinase/integrase, with protein sequence MELDAIPALPASALKIPQNDVLSDLLRDKRSPSTRRAYRKDLTDFFRKMFTADPTPEMVGLFLGMDRHEALQLVARYKGILVELELAEATVNRRLSVLRSLVSYARRAGQCDWGLEDIKGEKVIAYRDTSGVDLENFQKMLAIPDRKTQLGKRDYAILALLWETALRRGELNGCNVGDWEPEEKALWIQGKGRGTQKERITVGSVSAISLTEWLATRKHLEDEDPLIVALDHVHWGERLSTTSIYKVVRKIATEAGISKMMSPHRVRHSSITAALDATGGNVRAVQQLSRHAKPETVMRYDDNRKDLQGEVTGMLSELLGDGVE